Sequence from the Erythrolamprus reginae isolate rEryReg1 chromosome 2, rEryReg1.hap1, whole genome shotgun sequence genome:
gttaggttgtgtgattgtttttcttttgtataatgaaggttttaaattgttttttaacattagatttgtacatgttgtattgttgtgagccgctccgagtcctcggagaggggcagcatacaaatctaataaattattattattactattattactattattactattattattattattattattattattattattattattattattggctgcCCTTTTcctcatggactcagggcggctcacaagaataaaaatagatacaatgataataaatactattcaaacattaaaaatattaaatacccACAATAAAAACAGACAATCATTCCTCTTTCATACAAGAGATTTTCAGGGCAGGTTTGTGGGCTTAGtgcaaagtacactgctcaaaaaaagtaaagggaacactcaaataacacatgctagatctgaatgattgaaatattctcactgaataccgctgttctgtacaaagttgaatgtgctatcaacaaaatgaaatttattgtcaatcagtgttgcttcctaagtggacagtttgatttcacagaagtttgatttacttggcgttatattctgttgtttaagtgttccctttatttttttgagcagtatacattgttgaaaaaaataaatgctaCATTTATGGTTCTTGatggactctctctctctccccccacaggTAAGGTTGCTGTCTGTAGCGCTCAGCTCCGTCCAAGGACTATGCCCACGTGCTTCTGCCTCTTTCAACCATGGAGAGTCCCATGTTTGACACCATCCTGGAGACAACCGACGGGGTAACCCCCGACCCCAGTTGGTCCCTGCCCTACCCACTGGGCTTCCAGGTGTCCCTGACAGGCTTCCTAATGTTGGAAATTGTTCTAGGGGTCAGCAGCAACCTCACAGTATTGGTTCTCTACTGCCTGCAAGCCGGCCTGGTCGACTCCGTCAGCAACATGGTGACCATGAACTTGCACGTACTCGATGTGCTCATCTGCGTGGTGTGCGCCCCGCTCACCATGGTGGTCATATTGGTGCCGCCTGATCGTGCGGCCACCCTCTTCTGCTGCTTCCACGAGGCCTGCATCACCTTCAGCAGCGTGGCCACCGCCACCAACGTCCTGGTGATCAGCTTGGACCGTTACGACATTTCCGTTCGCCCTGCGCAGCGCGTGCTCACTCCGGCCCGTGCGATTCTTCTCCTGGCTGGAGTCTGGGTGCTATCCCTGACTGTATTTTTTATACCTTTCCTCGAGGGAGAGTTTGGACATGCCAGCGTGTGGCAAAACCGTACGGTGCTGTGCGTGGGCCCGGAAGAGTTCCACGCCGAGCTCGGGACCTCCTACCACTTGGCCATCCAGATCCCCACTTTCTTTGCAGCCGTGGCGGTCATGCTGGTGACCTACGCCAAGATCCTGCAAGCTCTCAACATCAGCATTGGCAGCACCTTCAAGCGCAGCCAGCGTCGCAAGACGAAAAAGAGGAAGCGGCGGAAAGCGGTGGAgctgagcagcagcagcagcatgatCAGTGCTGGAGAAGCCAAGAGGTTGTCTCAGCCAATGCCCACGCTCCCAGCTCCGCCCCCGATGGGTGTGCAGGCGTCTGTCTCCGTGATCATCGCGCTGCGTCGGGCGGTGAAGCGCCACCGCGACCGGAGGGAGCGCCAGAGGCGTGTCTTCCGCATGTCCCTGCTAATCATCTCGACGTTCCTGTTGTGCTGGGCCCCTCTGTCCATTGTCAACCTGCTCATTCTGTGCCTCGGGCCCAGCCCCCTGCTGGGCAAGTTGCGCATCTGCTTCCTGGCCATGGCCTACGGTACGACCATCTTCCACCCACTCCTTTATGCCTTTACCCGCCAGAAACTGCGCAACGTACTCCGCAGCAAGCTGAAGAAACGAGTGGTGTCGGCGCTGCAAGTCGACCCTGCGCCCGGTGGCACGATCATCCACAATTCCTGGGTGGAGCCGTCGCGGAAAGGCTGCAAGGGGCGGCCACGGGGTAGTGATGGGGCTGAGCACTGCCTGACAGAGGCCACAAAAGAGTAAGGGGGTAGGGGTGAATTTCAGACCAGGTGCCGAGAAAGCTGGGATAGGTTCTAGCAATCCACTGCAGAGCTAATCTGGTGAGTGCCAAACACCTGAAACCAACGAAAGGATGAGAGGCAGATACAGGACCCTTATTAAAATCACCAGAAACAACAGCTTGGTGCTAACCCTCTGACCAAAGTGCAAAGTGGAGGTGAGCAGTATCGCAGTGAGCACAGAGAGGCAACCACCCACACCTTGTAGAAACAACCATTTCATCTAGGGGATCTGATACTGATCCCTCACAAAGAGCCAGTGGCAAAACCTCCCACTTACCTGAGGTAAAATAGGAAGGCTTAAACCTTCTCTTGACATTGGCCTGTTGGCTGCACTGAGACCACCAGAATTACAACAATTATTTAATTCCTTAATGCCAAGAGTTGTAACAAGCTGGTGAGTGCTTACACGTGTTGGGGAAAGGCATTAAGTCGAGTCAACACTAAACGAGCCAGCACTCCAGAAGACCAGTTTAACGCTCGTTGCAATGCTGAGTAAATCCAGGATGGCTAAAATAAGCTCTCCCATCTTAGAGTAGGCCGAGAAAATGTGTTGGAAAGGCAGGTTTGGAAAGGCTGGGATAGCATAACGTTTTAGAGGTCTTTGCCTTATAGGTAATCCTTAGCTTACAACCAGTCGTTTTAGCAACTGGTTGCAATTAAAACAGATTCCCCCAAAAGGTATCTTAAGGTCCAGTTTCCAAGTTCTGCTATCCCCTGGTCACATGTCCGGATTTTGGGTGTCAGCAACCGGGCCGCGTTTATGGCTGTTTGCAGCACCTCGCAGTCATGTGACAACAATTTACGACATTTTTTGTCAAAATGTAAACCACATTTACTTcaggtttccagcaaaaaaaagcATCCCATTGTGAATAATGGGTTTATTTAATGATTTTCACTAAAAGATCATAATATTAGATCTGGTCCAGTGGTTTTGCAATATTTAGAATTCAGATGAAGAGAATTGGATCACCATGAGAACTTCCTCAGAGGAAAAAGGtggctttttttccccaaaggagGAGAGCCATCGTTCATTATCACTTTTGTCTGGGCTTCCTCAAATACTTAGTAGATTTTAGGCTGCAGCCATAAGGAGTAAATCTCACCCGGAACCTAGGTCTTTCTTTTGGGGAGACATAACTAGGATGGTACtgacaggattttttttaaaaaaataaaataaacaacccTCAGTCTTTCCAGGGAGCTCAAATGATAGGTGCCCTCACAGCTACTTCTTCTACTGGGATAGACGTAGGAAAAGGGAAGAGTAGCCTGAACAGATAACCGGAAATGCTTCAGgggtaagtaataataataatgtcacccAGTTGACAATTCTGTTCTTTCAAGGTCATCCTTCAGAAGAGCTCTGAGAACCTCTTTTAAGAACCAGTGATGGTAGGAACGAGGGTTTCCTGTCATTATGGGTCTTTGGGTGCTTAGTTCTTTTGGGTTGAGCTTAATATTCTCTAGATGAGTCTTCCTTTCCTTTGGCATCCAGGTAGAAATAGTCAGAGCTGTCATTCAACCATATCTGAAAAGCACTGTCATCTATAGCAATCTTCCAGGTGGACATATATATTCACTAGTAGAAGTCCATCTCCTTACAGATGTTTCCCTTTAGAAATATCGCATACGTGCACCTGGCAAAGATTATGTCAGAAATAATTATTCAATGAAAATGTTTATAAGCCGCTTTTTCCGGGGCAAAGCTTCACAATGTGGCATAAGCAATGAAAAATTGGAAGGTTTCTCGTGCCAGTGTTTTTCAAGCATAGCTGgcgctgccaagtttgaaaaacactgttctgtgTCATAACTTCAGGGAAGTGCGCCGTTACTAGAGGAAATTgttgtgaatgacaaaaattacaTCTGGGGTTATGAACACGTTGGTGGAGAGGCTAACAGAAACCAGGTAGAAGGAACTCTGTATTTGGTGCGAAGGCCCtaccaggagtgaaattcaaagTTTTCTGTGGGCCtggtgaaggatactgcaaaatccccatttcctccccactcccgggggaaggatattgtaaaatctccaccTCTGGCGGagatatttgccggttctccaaactattcaaaatttccattactagtTCTCcgaaatactcaaaatttccactaccggttctctgaactactcaaaatttccactaccggttctccaaactactcaaaatttccactaccggttctccaaaatacagtagtacctctagatacgagctgctccacatgcgagtattccaggttacgagccgagacgagagcaaaatttctgttcgacacccgagctcaaattcgggatacgagccgagtgtccactaggtggcgcaagaattccatgtttccagttatctcggcgcgaaaagcaaagtctaaaggcattcgttcgagatgcgaattgatcgacatacgagcacgaattaaactcgtatgtcgaggtaccactgtactcaaaatttctactaccggttatctcaaatattcaaaatttccactatcggttctccgaaatactcaaaatttccgctaccggttctccgaaatgctcaaaatttctactaccagttctacagaacctgttgaatttcacccctgggccCTACCTCACACGATTCATTGAACTAGCATTAAGCCTAGAAACGAACTGATAGCCAATTGCTCTGGTCCTAACATGACAGCCATCTTATTACCAACAGAGGTTTCCAAATTATCTTCCCAAGTGGCTCCACGTGAAGCAAATTGCAATATTCCATTTTGGAGACGATTACTTATGACGTCCTATCTTCCAATGCATCTGTATTTCTGCTGTCAAGAGTTTGAAGACGATGCAGTGCttgtctttctctgtgtgtctgtctagcTGTAATTGTCATATTCTGGAAACTGAAAAGTCACATGACTGTAGTTGATAAATTAAACCTTTGAATTTGTTCAAACCAAAGGGACTTTCTGCAGAAAGAACCAGATGCTGCCATGTGAATTAGTAGCTGCCACTTTGGATATAAAGTTGAAATGTAT
This genomic interval carries:
- the LOC139158406 gene encoding G-protein coupled receptor 22-like; translation: MESPMFDTILETTDGVTPDPSWSLPYPLGFQVSLTGFLMLEIVLGVSSNLTVLVLYCLQAGLVDSVSNMVTMNLHVLDVLICVVCAPLTMVVILVPPDRAATLFCCFHEACITFSSVATATNVLVISLDRYDISVRPAQRVLTPARAILLLAGVWVLSLTVFFIPFLEGEFGHASVWQNRTVLCVGPEEFHAELGTSYHLAIQIPTFFAAVAVMLVTYAKILQALNISIGSTFKRSQRRKTKKRKRRKAVELSSSSSMISAGEAKRLSQPMPTLPAPPPMGVQASVSVIIALRRAVKRHRDRRERQRRVFRMSLLIISTFLLCWAPLSIVNLLILCLGPSPLLGKLRICFLAMAYGTTIFHPLLYAFTRQKLRNVLRSKLKKRVVSALQVDPAPGGTIIHNSWVEPSRKGCKGRPRGSDGAEHCLTEATKE